A single window of Nocardia sp. NBC_01327 DNA harbors:
- a CDS encoding DUF4189 domain-containing protein, with product MIIGFMFASVLRGMCLMKFMGKAVVTVAALGLAAGSVIGAGAAKAADTAQGAELFGAIAFSMQEWNYGISVDAVSGEAAVDEALDNCGWDGATDCVVLVHWADGCGALVYTSDDTSHGVGAGVGDDRDTALRRAYIGLARHYPRAILADTGSAELSQAEVVEVLCTSNM from the coding sequence ATGATCATCGGGTTCATGTTTGCGAGTGTTCTCAGGGGAATGTGTTTGATGAAGTTCATGGGTAAAGCCGTTGTCACGGTCGCGGCGCTGGGGCTTGCGGCCGGGTCGGTGATAGGTGCCGGGGCGGCGAAAGCGGCCGATACCGCACAGGGGGCTGAGCTGTTCGGTGCGATCGCCTTCAGTATGCAGGAGTGGAACTACGGCATCAGCGTCGATGCGGTGAGTGGCGAGGCGGCGGTCGACGAAGCGTTGGACAACTGCGGCTGGGATGGCGCTACCGACTGTGTTGTCCTGGTGCACTGGGCCGATGGTTGCGGCGCGTTGGTCTACACCAGCGATGACACGAGCCATGGCGTCGGCGCGGGTGTGGGCGATGACCGAGACACCGCGTTACGCCGTGCGTACATCGGGCTGGCCCGCCACTATCCGCGAGCGATACTTGCCGATACCGGGTCCGCGGAACTGTCGCAAGCAGAAGTTGTGGAAGTGCTCTGCACCTCGAATATGTGA
- the glnA gene encoding type I glutamate--ammonia ligase: MITPTVTGVQDYIETEGVEYVDVRFCDVPGTQQHFSIPAAMFGPELVEEGIAFDGSSVRGFQAIHESDMLLLLDLRTAQLDSFRAAKTLNISCFVHDPHTRAAYSRDPRNVARKAEDYLRSTGIADTAYFGPEAEFYIFDSVRYDTTMNRSFYEVDSASADWNTGAKHNPDGSLNRGYKVRPKGGYFPVAPYDADVDLRDRMCTNLQRCGFDLEKGHHEVGTAGQAEINYRFNTLLAAADDLQLYKYIIKNTAWEEGKTVTFMPKPLFGDNGSGMHVHQSLWRDDIPLFYDEAGYAGLSDLARHYIGGLLHHAPSLLAWTNPTVNSYKRLVPGYEAPVNLVYSQRNRSAAVRIPVTGTSARAKRLEFRCPDSSGNPYLSFAAMMMAGLDGIMNKLEPALPIDKDLYELTPEESAEVTQTPASLDAVITRLEADHDYLTHGGVFTEDLIETWIRIKRDTEIAEINLRPTPYEFDLYFDV; this comes from the coding sequence GTGATCACCCCCACCGTCACCGGAGTGCAGGACTACATCGAAACCGAAGGCGTCGAGTACGTCGACGTCCGCTTCTGCGATGTGCCCGGCACCCAGCAGCATTTCTCCATTCCCGCCGCCATGTTCGGACCGGAACTGGTCGAGGAGGGCATCGCCTTCGACGGCTCGTCGGTGCGCGGCTTCCAGGCCATCCACGAATCCGACATGCTCCTGCTGCTGGATCTGCGTACCGCGCAACTGGATTCGTTCCGGGCCGCCAAGACGCTCAATATCAGTTGTTTCGTACATGATCCGCATACGCGCGCGGCGTACAGTCGCGATCCGCGCAATGTGGCGCGCAAGGCCGAGGACTACCTGCGCAGCACCGGTATTGCCGATACCGCCTACTTCGGGCCGGAAGCGGAGTTCTACATCTTCGATTCGGTCCGCTACGACACCACGATGAATCGGTCCTTCTACGAGGTGGATTCGGCGTCTGCGGACTGGAACACCGGCGCGAAACACAATCCCGACGGCAGCCTCAATCGCGGTTACAAGGTGCGGCCCAAAGGCGGTTACTTCCCCGTCGCGCCCTACGACGCCGACGTCGATCTGCGCGACCGCATGTGCACCAACCTGCAGCGCTGCGGTTTCGATCTGGAGAAGGGGCACCACGAGGTGGGCACCGCCGGGCAGGCCGAGATCAACTACCGGTTCAATACCCTGCTGGCCGCCGCCGATGACCTGCAGCTCTACAAGTACATCATCAAGAACACGGCCTGGGAGGAAGGCAAAACCGTCACCTTCATGCCCAAGCCGCTCTTCGGCGACAACGGCTCGGGAATGCATGTCCACCAATCCCTCTGGCGCGACGACATCCCCCTGTTCTACGACGAAGCGGGCTACGCGGGCCTGTCCGACCTGGCCCGCCACTACATCGGCGGCCTCCTCCACCACGCCCCCTCCCTGCTGGCGTGGACCAACCCCACCGTGAACTCCTACAAACGCCTGGTCCCCGGCTACGAAGCCCCCGTGAATCTCGTCTACAGCCAGCGCAACCGCTCCGCCGCCGTCCGAATCCCCGTCACCGGCACCAGCGCCCGCGCCAAACGCCTGGAATTCCGCTGCCCCGACTCCTCCGGCAACCCCTACCTCTCCTTCGCCGCCATGATGATGGCCGGTCTCGACGGCATCATGAACAAACTCGAACCCGCCCTCCCCATAGACAAAGACCTCTACGAACTAACCCCCGAAGAATCCGCGGAAGTAACCCAAACCCCCGCCAGCCTCGACGCCGTAATCACCCGCCTGGAAGCCGACCACGACTACCTCACTCACGGCGGCGTCTTCACCGAAGACCTGATCGAAACCTGGATCCGCATCAAACGAGACACCGAAATAGCCGAAATCAACCTCCGCCCCACCCCTTACGAATTCGACCTCTACTTCGACGTCTGA
- a CDS encoding AMP-dependent synthetase/ligase, whose amino-acid sequence MSSTSVAAASPHTLCEAFQSNVTAYPEAIALRTLGGAVAITWREYGQRVRAIAAGLAALGIGRGDTVALMMTNRPEFHLCDTAILHTGATPFSVYNTNPVDLLVYQFGNAGNKAVICERQFAPQVLAAVAKAAAQGITVEHVICVDDAPEGTIALADIEASPAADFDFDSAWRAVDPEDLLTIVYTSGTTGPPKGVELTHTNFIENARVVEEFGGGGREDKVVSYLPDAHAANRWFAHYLSLLSGAEITTCPDLKQVAEALIEVHPSVFLGVPRVWVKVKAALEERFAAEPSPVRRALVDWAVRTGRARARAVSDGRSQNIVDTVQYRLADRLVLATVRERLGLDKVRVAVTGSAPIPRDTHEFFLGLGLPLCEGYGMTECTAGATVSRPERIKIGTVGTALPGAEVKIAEDGEVLVRGRMVMRGYRNAPDKTAETVDGDGWLHTGDIGELDAEGFLKIVDRKKEIIINAAGKNMSPTNIENTVTENTPLAGAVAVIGEARSYNTALICLDPDLAAAFAERHQLSDRSIAALAADPVVLKALQEGIDAANSTLSRVEQIKRFAVLPDVWAPGSECLTATGKLRRKPIAIAYASTIESLYM is encoded by the coding sequence GTGAGTTCAACATCGGTGGCGGCAGCGAGCCCGCACACGCTGTGCGAGGCGTTCCAGTCGAATGTGACCGCATATCCGGAGGCGATCGCACTGCGCACGCTCGGTGGAGCGGTCGCGATCACCTGGCGGGAGTACGGGCAGCGGGTGCGCGCCATTGCCGCGGGGTTGGCGGCGCTGGGCATCGGGCGCGGGGACACGGTGGCGCTCATGATGACCAACCGCCCCGAGTTCCATCTGTGCGATACCGCGATCCTGCATACGGGCGCGACGCCGTTCTCGGTGTACAACACCAATCCGGTGGATCTGCTGGTCTACCAGTTCGGTAATGCCGGCAACAAGGCCGTCATCTGTGAGCGCCAGTTCGCGCCGCAGGTGCTCGCGGCGGTGGCAAAGGCCGCGGCACAGGGCATTACGGTCGAACACGTGATCTGCGTGGACGACGCCCCGGAGGGGACGATCGCGCTGGCCGATATCGAGGCGAGTCCGGCCGCCGATTTCGACTTCGACAGCGCCTGGCGGGCAGTCGATCCCGAGGATCTGCTGACCATCGTCTACACCTCCGGCACCACCGGCCCACCCAAGGGCGTGGAGCTGACCCACACCAATTTCATCGAAAACGCCCGCGTGGTCGAGGAATTCGGCGGCGGCGGCCGCGAGGACAAGGTGGTCTCGTACCTGCCCGACGCGCATGCCGCCAACCGCTGGTTCGCGCACTACCTGTCGCTGCTCAGCGGTGCTGAGATCACCACCTGCCCGGATCTCAAGCAGGTCGCCGAGGCGCTGATCGAGGTGCACCCGAGCGTATTCCTTGGCGTGCCCCGGGTGTGGGTGAAAGTCAAAGCGGCACTGGAGGAACGCTTCGCCGCCGAACCGAGCCCGGTGCGGCGCGCGCTGGTGGACTGGGCCGTGCGCACCGGCCGCGCCCGCGCCCGCGCGGTCTCCGACGGCCGCAGCCAGAACATCGTCGACACTGTGCAGTACCGGCTGGCCGATCGCCTGGTGCTCGCCACCGTCCGGGAACGCCTGGGCCTGGACAAGGTCCGTGTCGCCGTCACCGGTTCGGCCCCGATCCCCCGCGATACCCACGAATTCTTCCTCGGCCTCGGCCTGCCGCTGTGCGAGGGCTACGGCATGACCGAATGCACCGCGGGCGCCACGGTCAGCCGCCCCGAGCGCATCAAGATCGGCACCGTCGGCACCGCCCTGCCGGGCGCGGAGGTGAAGATCGCGGAGGACGGCGAGGTGCTGGTGCGCGGCCGAATGGTCATGCGCGGCTACCGCAATGCCCCGGACAAGACCGCCGAGACCGTGGACGGCGACGGCTGGCTGCACACCGGCGATATCGGCGAGCTCGACGCCGAGGGTTTCCTGAAGATCGTCGATCGCAAGAAGGAAATCATCATCAATGCGGCCGGCAAGAATATGTCGCCGACCAATATCGAGAACACCGTCACCGAGAACACCCCGCTGGCGGGCGCCGTCGCGGTGATCGGCGAGGCGCGCTCCTACAACACCGCGCTCATCTGCCTGGACCCCGATCTGGCCGCCGCATTCGCCGAACGGCATCAGCTATCGGATCGGAGCATTGCCGCGCTGGCCGCGGACCCGGTGGTCCTCAAAGCCCTGCAGGAGGGCATTGACGCCGCGAATTCCACACTCTCCCGGGTGGAACAGATCAAGCGGTTCGCGGTGCTGCCGGATGTGTGGGCTCCCGGCAGTGAATGCCTGACCGCCACCGGAAAACTGAGGCGCAAACCGATAGCTATCGCATACGCGTCTACTATCGAGTCGCTGTACATGTAG
- a CDS encoding PucR family transcriptional regulator: MLVRNRDRALEQLYRRAVAARDELPTAVPPYRTLPQSLVVSGLERGTKLNVDLFFDFLRTGINPSEDDTREVVDIALGRVRDGEPLEEVLGRYRLGAEYIWSRIRAAAAESERELLTDAALPLLSYITLLTARIATACVQRAHDPRWELLERRRAIADALITGRDPIEWADEPAIAVPDAFVIAVFRLGTGAGGTRHGADTSELRHRIEAIPGVFLRLDSGGWTALLPRHPGDDGTATLAALTTRLLPAHPIGQAESLPGHFARQPESPAPRTPPPAPFWVGVTVASSRAEIPELFAEARMLAELGRCLDRSQMVCRRTDLMFEYTVAAGGSARTGLAAVLAPLDSQPLLAETLEVFVDTGFNQLATARLLNIHRNTVTYRLARIHELTGLDPLRPTDAMTLSAARIARRLESASFAP, from the coding sequence ATGCTGGTGCGTAACCGGGACCGGGCGCTGGAACAACTGTATCGGCGCGCGGTCGCGGCACGGGACGAGCTCCCGACCGCGGTACCGCCGTATCGAACCCTGCCCCAATCACTGGTGGTCAGCGGCCTCGAGCGCGGTACCAAACTCAATGTCGATCTGTTCTTCGACTTCCTGCGCACCGGTATCAACCCCAGTGAGGACGACACCCGCGAGGTGGTCGACATCGCCCTGGGCCGGGTCCGCGACGGCGAACCGCTGGAGGAGGTACTCGGCCGCTACCGCCTCGGGGCCGAGTACATCTGGTCCCGCATTCGCGCGGCCGCGGCCGAGAGTGAGCGCGAACTGCTCACCGATGCCGCACTCCCCCTGCTCAGCTATATCACCCTGCTGACCGCGCGGATCGCCACCGCCTGTGTGCAGCGCGCGCACGATCCGCGCTGGGAACTGCTCGAACGCCGCCGGGCCATCGCCGATGCCCTGATCACCGGGCGCGACCCCATCGAATGGGCCGATGAACCGGCCATCGCGGTGCCGGACGCGTTTGTCATCGCGGTCTTCCGCCTCGGCACCGGGGCGGGCGGCACGCGGCACGGCGCGGACACCAGTGAACTGCGGCATCGCATCGAGGCGATTCCCGGTGTGTTCCTGCGCCTGGACAGCGGCGGCTGGACGGCCCTGCTCCCCCGGCACCCCGGTGACGACGGCACCGCCACCCTGGCGGCCCTGACCACCCGCCTGCTGCCCGCCCACCCGATCGGCCAGGCCGAAAGCCTGCCCGGCCACTTCGCCCGGCAGCCGGAATCCCCGGCGCCCCGCACTCCGCCGCCCGCGCCTTTCTGGGTGGGCGTCACGGTGGCGTCTTCGCGCGCCGAGATTCCCGAACTCTTCGCCGAGGCCCGCATGCTCGCCGAGCTCGGCCGCTGCCTCGACCGCTCCCAGATGGTCTGCCGCCGAACAGATCTCATGTTCGAGTACACCGTCGCGGCCGGTGGCAGCGCACGCACCGGATTGGCCGCGGTCCTGGCCCCCCTCGACTCCCAGCCACTGCTGGCGGAAACCCTCGAGGTCTTCGTCGACACCGGCTTCAACCAGCTGGCCACCGCCCGCCTGCTGAACATCCACCGCAATACGGTCACCTACCGCCTGGCCCGCATCCACGAACTCACCGGCCTGGACCCGCTCCGCCCCACCGACGCCATGACCCTGTCCGCGGCCCGCATCGCCCGCCGCCTCGAATCCGCTTCGTTCGCACCGTAA
- a CDS encoding CocE/NonD family hydrolase has protein sequence MTVSSTMFAGAVPTSGPVPSAPANFGLPADYQPTPAPYGVGYELGHVVPLSDGTQLQAEVRYPTDPATGQRAAGDFPVVVNFTTYGAVTSALTAAITSVIDELHIPLPDQLRDVRRVINQATSAQDMLVRHGYIEVIADVRGTGGSTGAWNPASREDGTDGVQLVDWASKLPGSNGKVGMFGYSFPALNALRTAEAIGPGSPLKAIVPMAMPNNIFNEVLGHDGMMSPILLTAISLMVPFLSLIGPFMTAVVSPQTFMKSLVDHLQALVASDSTIKLLLEAYAGGPLAYDTSWWQERRFETDLHNLVDNGIAMYQVGGLWDLYQEGPFRNYSQLQNLSAGRDQFAPMASDQRADGRYQLLMGPWYHVGLGVGPGSRLDTDTITLAWFDRWLKDIPNGVDHTDKPLHLIDPGNNAADTAHYPFDQTTVTQRYFDGDRLSEQPPTVADASDRLDFTGIDNLCNRQSLGQYTAGLLDFVFRLFTAYNPCTEKVLEPTAGLKYTMDPVTEPTVLAGPASVSLYASSTGTDAAFQVWLDDVAPDGSAVNITGGSQLASQRTLNDDKTWHTPDGTVYAPEHVLTLENQKLLTPGEVVKMEIKLRPTFYRLEPGHALRLRISTGTFPSTMPIPTDLPRLLGTSQQLQRNAAWPSSLVLPLAPAGAFTH, from the coding sequence ATGACCGTGTCCAGCACCATGTTCGCGGGAGCCGTGCCCACCTCCGGCCCGGTGCCGAGCGCACCCGCGAACTTCGGACTGCCCGCGGACTATCAGCCGACCCCGGCGCCCTACGGCGTGGGTTATGAACTGGGACATGTGGTTCCGCTGTCCGACGGCACCCAGTTGCAGGCCGAGGTGCGGTATCCGACCGATCCGGCGACGGGGCAGCGGGCAGCCGGTGACTTCCCGGTGGTCGTCAATTTCACCACGTACGGCGCGGTCACCAGCGCGCTCACGGCGGCGATCACCAGCGTCATCGACGAGCTGCACATTCCGCTGCCCGACCAGCTCCGCGATGTGCGCCGGGTGATCAATCAGGCCACCAGCGCCCAGGACATGCTGGTGCGGCACGGCTATATCGAGGTGATCGCGGATGTGCGCGGCACCGGAGGTTCCACCGGCGCGTGGAATCCCGCGTCCCGCGAGGACGGCACCGACGGTGTGCAATTGGTGGATTGGGCCTCGAAGCTGCCCGGCTCCAATGGCAAGGTCGGCATGTTCGGGTATTCCTTCCCCGCCCTGAACGCCTTGCGCACCGCCGAGGCCATCGGCCCCGGATCGCCCCTGAAAGCCATTGTGCCCATGGCGATGCCGAACAATATCTTCAACGAGGTGCTCGGTCACGACGGCATGATGAGCCCCATCCTGCTGACCGCGATCTCGCTCATGGTGCCGTTCCTGAGCCTCATCGGCCCGTTCATGACCGCGGTGGTATCCCCGCAGACGTTCATGAAGTCCCTGGTGGATCATCTGCAGGCACTGGTCGCCTCGGACTCCACCATCAAACTGCTGCTGGAGGCGTACGCCGGCGGCCCGCTGGCGTACGACACCTCGTGGTGGCAGGAGCGGCGCTTCGAGACCGACCTGCACAATCTCGTCGACAACGGCATTGCCATGTACCAGGTCGGCGGTCTCTGGGACCTCTACCAGGAGGGCCCGTTCCGCAATTACTCGCAGTTGCAGAACCTTTCGGCCGGGCGCGATCAGTTCGCGCCCATGGCGAGCGATCAGCGGGCCGACGGGCGCTACCAATTGCTCATGGGCCCTTGGTATCACGTGGGCCTGGGCGTCGGCCCCGGCTCGCGCCTGGACACCGATACGATCACCCTGGCGTGGTTCGACCGCTGGCTCAAGGACATTCCCAACGGCGTCGACCACACCGACAAGCCGCTGCACCTCATCGATCCGGGCAACAATGCCGCCGATACCGCGCACTACCCGTTCGATCAGACCACCGTGACGCAGCGCTATTTCGACGGTGACCGCCTCAGCGAGCAGCCGCCGACCGTCGCCGACGCCTCCGACCGGCTCGACTTCACCGGAATCGACAATCTGTGCAACCGGCAGAGTCTGGGCCAGTACACCGCGGGGCTGCTCGACTTCGTCTTCCGCCTGTTCACCGCCTACAACCCCTGCACCGAGAAGGTGCTGGAGCCGACCGCGGGCCTGAAGTACACCATGGATCCGGTGACCGAGCCGACCGTGCTGGCCGGACCCGCCAGTGTGTCGCTGTATGCCTCCTCCACCGGCACCGATGCGGCCTTCCAGGTCTGGCTCGACGATGTGGCGCCGGACGGTTCGGCCGTGAACATCACCGGCGGTTCCCAATTGGCGAGCCAGCGCACCCTCAACGATGACAAGACCTGGCACACACCGGACGGTACGGTCTACGCTCCCGAACACGTACTGACACTGGAGAACCAGAAGTTGCTGACGCCGGGCGAGGTGGTGAAGATGGAGATCAAGCTGCGCCCCACCTTCTATCGCCTCGAGCCCGGTCACGCACTGCGCCTGCGGATCTCGACGGGCACCTTCCCGTCCACCATGCCGATCCCCACGGATCTGCCGCGCCTGCTGGGCACGTCGCAGCAGCTGCAGCGCAATGCCGCGTGGCCGTCGAGTCTGGTGCTGCCGCTCGCACCCGCGGGCGCCTTCACGCACTGA
- a CDS encoding SDR family oxidoreductase — translation MALQTRTVTNGDIEIAVYEQGVPEGPTIVLVHGWPDSHRLWDNVLPHLIDRFRVVTYDARGHGRTTNPQDHRAFRIPELATDFFAVADAVSPHEPVHVLAHDWGSVTVWDAVCEPDAEQRIASFTSVSGPNLDHAGRWARRRLARPTPGNLVAPLAQLASLAYQFAFMSPVTPPLVRMGLRGQVFRLGLRLAQGTPFEQVTLGDTFTEDAANGLQIYRANLVVAKLFSARDRHTKVPVQLIVAQYDPAVRPAVFDDESEWTDQLWRRDLKAGHWVPYSHPQVLARATVQLIDAVSGQEPSRELRRAEVGRTRRPFDDHLVVITGAGSGIGRETALAFARLGAEVVISDINGDAVKDTAAMIAEFNGSAYPYTLDVSDESAVQAHADEVAAVHGIPDVLVNNAGIGQAAPFLRTPSESFRRVLDINLFGVIHGSRAFGRLMAERGLGGHIVNVSSMAAYTPQQGFSAYSTSKSAVFTFSDCLRAELAQDNIGVSTICPGIVHTNIVRTTEFSGVTDEQQQLRQRAFDTLYRLRSYPPSKVATAIVLAVQRNRAVVPVTPEAWAAYYGTRLTPPSLMRFGAARASLAR, via the coding sequence GTGGCGCTGCAGACACGCACGGTGACCAATGGCGATATCGAGATCGCGGTCTACGAACAGGGCGTCCCCGAGGGACCGACCATCGTGCTGGTGCACGGCTGGCCGGATTCCCATCGCCTGTGGGACAACGTCCTGCCCCATCTGATCGACCGGTTCCGGGTCGTCACGTACGACGCGCGCGGGCACGGGAGGACCACCAATCCCCAGGACCATCGCGCCTTCCGGATTCCCGAGCTGGCGACCGATTTCTTCGCCGTCGCCGATGCGGTGAGCCCGCACGAGCCCGTCCATGTGCTGGCGCACGATTGGGGTTCGGTCACGGTGTGGGATGCGGTGTGCGAACCGGATGCCGAACAGCGCATCGCCTCCTTCACCTCGGTCTCCGGCCCCAATCTCGACCATGCCGGACGCTGGGCCCGCCGCCGTCTCGCCCGGCCCACGCCGGGCAATCTGGTCGCGCCGCTGGCCCAATTGGCCTCGCTCGCCTATCAATTCGCCTTCATGTCGCCGGTGACCCCGCCGCTGGTGCGTATGGGCCTGCGCGGCCAGGTCTTCCGTCTCGGGCTGCGCCTGGCCCAGGGCACACCGTTCGAACAGGTCACGCTCGGCGATACCTTCACCGAGGACGCCGCCAACGGCCTGCAGATCTATCGCGCGAATCTTGTGGTGGCCAAGCTCTTCTCCGCCCGCGACCGGCACACCAAGGTGCCGGTGCAGCTGATCGTCGCCCAGTACGACCCGGCCGTGCGCCCCGCGGTCTTCGACGACGAATCCGAATGGACCGATCAGCTGTGGCGGCGGGATCTGAAAGCCGGTCACTGGGTGCCGTATTCGCATCCGCAGGTGCTGGCCCGCGCCACCGTCCAGCTCATCGACGCCGTCTCCGGGCAGGAACCCTCCCGCGAATTGCGCCGGGCCGAGGTGGGACGCACCCGCCGCCCGTTCGACGATCATCTGGTGGTGATCACCGGCGCGGGTTCGGGCATCGGCCGTGAGACGGCCCTGGCCTTCGCCCGGCTAGGGGCCGAGGTGGTCATCTCCGATATCAACGGCGATGCGGTCAAGGACACCGCGGCCATGATCGCCGAGTTCAACGGCAGCGCCTACCCCTACACCCTCGACGTCTCCGACGAATCCGCGGTCCAGGCGCATGCCGACGAGGTCGCCGCCGTGCACGGCATTCCGGATGTGCTGGTCAACAATGCCGGAATCGGCCAGGCCGCACCGTTTCTGCGCACGCCCAGTGAGAGTTTCCGGCGCGTCCTGGACATCAATCTCTTCGGCGTGATCCACGGTTCCCGCGCCTTCGGCCGGCTCATGGCCGAGCGCGGGCTGGGCGGGCACATCGTGAATGTGTCCAGCATGGCCGCGTATACGCCGCAGCAGGGTTTCAGCGCGTACTCCACGAGCAAGTCCGCCGTGTTCACCTTCTCGGACTGCCTGCGTGCCGAACTGGCGCAGGACAATATCGGCGTCAGCACGATCTGCCCCGGCATCGTGCACACCAATATCGTTCGCACCACCGAGTTCTCGGGTGTCACCGATGAACAGCAGCAACTGCGCCAGCGGGCCTTCGACACTCTCTACCGCCTGCGCAGCTACCCGCCCTCGAAGGTGGCGACGGCGATAGTCCTTGCGGTACAGCGCAATCGCGCCGTGGTCCCGGTCACCCCGGAGGCGTGGGCCGCCTACTACGGCACCCGCCTCACCCCGCCGAGCCTCATGCGCTTCGGCGCCGCCCGCGCCAGCCTGGCCCGGTAG
- a CDS encoding PDR/VanB family oxidoreductase: MTRAPELQTVEGRIAEMRRRGVPPAFWAPPLRRDPLLMVADRLIAPGARVLAWCSPQVRVRPPIDHTRELVLVDRQVVAADDEVVSFVFAHPRGAVLRAWRPGAHLDVVLPSGRMRQYSLCGDPDDPFHYRIAVRRITGGSGSLELHESVRVGARVEVRGPRNAFPLTLAGADRTGAARRIRFVAGGIGITPILGMMRAADLAGTDWSLIYTGRHRDSLPFLDEIAEYGDRVRIRTDDESGLPSGEDLVPHLDSNIAVYVCGPPLLLDVVAARVARAPGVELHCERFAPPPIRDGQPFTVQLGWGGRTLDIPADRSVLAVVAEADPSVPYSCRQGFCTTCKVRVLSGTVEHRDTVLNDAQRSQGDMLICVSRAEPGARLVLDMNTGAAAADRAPLPHRSVFVRYRARLARAAPKRMRLGGVRRVP, translated from the coding sequence ATGACCCGTGCGCCCGAGCTGCAGACAGTCGAGGGCCGCATTGCCGAAATGCGCAGGCGCGGTGTGCCACCCGCCTTCTGGGCCCCGCCGCTGCGTCGTGATCCGCTGCTCATGGTGGCGGACCGGCTGATCGCGCCCGGCGCGCGGGTGCTGGCCTGGTGCTCACCGCAGGTCCGGGTGCGGCCGCCGATCGATCACACCCGCGAACTGGTGCTGGTCGACCGGCAGGTCGTCGCCGCGGACGATGAGGTGGTCAGCTTCGTCTTCGCGCATCCACGCGGGGCGGTATTGCGGGCGTGGCGGCCCGGCGCGCATCTGGATGTGGTGCTGCCGTCCGGGCGGATGCGGCAGTACTCACTGTGCGGTGATCCGGACGATCCGTTCCACTATCGAATCGCGGTGCGCCGCATCACCGGTGGCAGCGGCTCCCTCGAACTGCACGAGAGCGTGCGGGTGGGTGCGCGGGTGGAGGTCCGGGGCCCGCGCAATGCGTTCCCGCTCACCCTCGCCGGTGCCGACCGGACCGGGGCCGCACGGCGAATTCGTTTCGTGGCGGGCGGAATCGGTATCACCCCGATCCTGGGCATGATGCGCGCCGCGGACCTCGCGGGCACCGACTGGTCCCTGATCTACACCGGCCGCCACCGTGATTCACTGCCGTTCCTCGACGAGATCGCCGAATACGGCGATCGGGTGCGCATTCGCACCGATGACGAATCCGGCCTGCCCAGCGGCGAAGACCTGGTGCCGCACCTGGATTCGAATATCGCCGTCTACGTCTGCGGGCCGCCACTCCTGCTGGATGTGGTGGCCGCGCGGGTCGCGCGAGCGCCGGGCGTGGAGCTGCACTGCGAGCGCTTCGCCCCGCCGCCCATCCGGGACGGGCAGCCGTTTACGGTCCAACTGGGCTGGGGCGGAAGAACTCTCGACATTCCCGCCGATCGCAGCGTGCTCGCGGTGGTGGCCGAGGCCGACCCCTCCGTCCCGTACTCCTGCAGGCAGGGATTCTGCACGACCTGCAAGGTGCGGGTGCTCTCCGGCACCGTCGAACACCGCGACACCGTGCTCAATGACGCCCAGCGGTCGCAGGGGGACATGCTGATCTGCGTCTCGCGTGCGGAGCCCGGCGCTCGGCTGGTGCTGGATATGAATACCGGTGCGGCAGCGGCGGATCGGGCGCCGCTGCCGCACCGGTCGGTGTTCGTCCGCTACCGGGCCAGGCTGGCGCGGGCGGCGCCGAAGCGCATGAGGCTCGGCGGGGTGAGGCGGGTGCCGTAG
- a CDS encoding metal-dependent hydrolase: MNEQVGRVALRPREVHFDFTASPLHWIPGEPIASHAISGLNLILPIGERGFVEMFRRALPYVADDELREQMIGFMGQEAVHAESHNQAVWEFLQRHGIDPEPMMTEAEYLFDRAIARLDTLPEQLRHRVVVQMLALIAGLEHFTALGGDWILNQDFEALDADPALTDLFRWHGAEEVEHRSVAWNVARYFGARRPRLVTLYLGSSVGLPAGLIAVAWWLTRKDPTMPKIGPVKVFREIGSGIRRGVLPPWRLIGSGFASFVRSDYDPENTGDTGQAVAYLAKSPAAKLAHAS; the protein is encoded by the coding sequence ATGAACGAGCAGGTGGGCAGGGTCGCACTGCGGCCGCGCGAGGTGCACTTCGATTTCACCGCGTCTCCGCTGCACTGGATTCCCGGGGAACCCATTGCCTCCCACGCCATCTCGGGACTCAATCTGATTCTGCCGATCGGTGAGCGCGGCTTCGTCGAAATGTTCCGGCGCGCACTGCCGTACGTGGCCGATGACGAATTGCGCGAGCAGATGATCGGTTTCATGGGGCAGGAGGCCGTGCACGCCGAATCGCACAATCAGGCCGTCTGGGAGTTCCTGCAGCGGCACGGAATCGATCCCGAACCCATGATGACCGAGGCCGAGTACCTGTTCGACCGTGCCATCGCGCGGCTGGACACGCTACCGGAGCAGCTGCGGCACCGGGTCGTGGTGCAGATGCTGGCACTGATCGCCGGGCTCGAACACTTCACGGCGCTGGGCGGGGACTGGATTCTCAATCAGGATTTCGAGGCCCTGGACGCCGATCCCGCCCTGACCGATCTGTTCCGCTGGCACGGCGCCGAAGAGGTGGAGCACCGCAGCGTCGCCTGGAATGTGGCGCGCTACTTCGGGGCGCGGCGGCCGCGGCTGGTCACCCTCTATCTGGGCAGCAGTGTGGGCCTGCCGGCGGGATTGATCGCTGTCGCGTGGTGGCTCACCCGCAAGGATCCGACCATGCCGAAAATAGGTCCGGTCAAGGTGTTCCGGGAGATCGGCAGTGGAATACGGCGCGGGGTGCTGCCGCCGTGGCGTTTGATCGGCAGTGGCTTCGCTTCCTTCGTGCGCTCGGATTACGACCCCGAGAACACCGGCGATACCGGTCAGGCGGTCGCCTATCTGGCCAAGTCTCCGGCCGCCAAGCTGGCGCACGCGTCATGA